Sequence from the Enhydrobacter sp. genome:
GGACGTCGACTGCGGCAGGAAGATCACAGGGAAAGCCGCGGTGAACGACAGCACGACGATCAGACCCTCCAACGCATTCCTCGCGGCGTTGCCGGCGCGTGACTTCGCCGAGCTGCGGCCGCATCTGCGGCTGGTCGAGATCGGACAGGGTGACGTGCTGTGTGAGAACGGCGCGCCGATCGGACACGTGCTGTTCGTCGAGAGCGGCATGATCTCGCTCGTCACGACCATGCGGGACGGCCGTGCCGTCGAGAACGCGACGCTCGGGAAGGAAGCCGTGTTCGGCGCCCTGTCGGCACTTGGTGCGCATCGCGCGAACGTGCGGGCGGTCATGCAGATCGCCGGTTGCGTATGGCGTGTGCGGGTCGAGGATTTCCGCGAGGTCTTCGAGCGAAGCGCCGCCGTGCGCCGCCTCGTCCTGCTCGCATCGGAACTGTCGATCGCCCAGATGCAGCAGACCGCGGCCTGCAATGCCCTGCATCAGGCGCCGCAAAGGCTGTGCCGCTGGATTCTTCAGGTGCACGATCGCATCGACGGCCGGCACGTCGAGCTCACGCACGAGTTCCTGGCGCAGATGCTGGCGCTGCGTCGGCCGACCGTCAGCCTGATCCTCCAGGAACTGCAGGGCGCCGGCCTGGTCCGCTACGGCCGCGGCCGCATCACGGTCCTCGACCGCGACGGCCTCGAGTCGCGGGCTTGCGAATGTGCGCAGGTGCTGCGCGACAAATTGCGCCGCACGCTGGCGGCCATGCGGTAGCCGGGGGACGGGCAAGTCGAGTGACGGGGGAGCAACCGACGCCCTCTTCCGGGCGTTGATCGGCTCATACCGGACGATTTGGAGTAGAGCTTGGGGCATCGCCCTTGCCGCGGGAGGAGGTTATGACAGTCGTCGTGGAGGCGCTGCCGACCCCGGCAGGGCCGCGGTGCGTCGAAGTCAAGAAGAGGGGCATCCAGCGGGCGCTGGCCGAACTGATCGCGACATACGGCCCGGACGACCATCAGCTCAGCCCTTGGGAAAGACATTGCCTGGGTGCGGCGTTGATCTTCCTGCGATTTGGCTACTTCGACCAGGCGGCCGACCGGATCGCACGCGTACTCGATCCGCCGGTCCCGCTGCCCCCGTTTCCATCGCCACCCGCGCTGACGATCGACGATGTGCGTCGGCAGATCGACGATGGGCGGTGCCGCGTCGCGCGGCCGCCGTTCAGAGAGAGCGGCGGGAGGGTGCCGGATCGATCGTAGGCGGGCCGGGGACGATCATCGGTTCGGGATCGCGGAGCGAGCGCTGCCGAAAGGGGGAGCCCAGGCGAAAAGAAGGTGCATCGGGCCGGCAATCGAGCGCCTGCTCGGTGCCGGAATTTGCGGCCGGTTGGGGACGGTTTTGCGAATCGGCAAAGACGTCGAACGGATGCGCTGGCGGCGGTCGCGTGGCGGCGCGCTGAATCACCGCCGACAAGGTCGCGGTGAAAAGCAGGCCGAAAGCCAGCATCAGGACGCCGGTCACGAAATGTCGCATTTGTCGATAAAGCGAGGCCCCAAACCCCGTGCGGCACTCTCATACACTTTTCCGGCTGACCTTACGAGCGGACTACAACCCGTCGATTTATGTCCTGGCGAGACAGCTCCAATATTTGCATTATTATTGCAATTAATCTGTTGGCCGTCCCAGGCTGCGCACCGTCATATGGAGACGGCCAATCTTCATACCCCACTTCCCGACCTCGGTGTCGTTGCGGACCGTGCCGTCGGCAGCCAGTCCAAGCGCGTCGAAGAAGGTGACCGTCCAGCCGCCAATGCGCAGCTTGTATTCGAGCCGGACGATATTGCCGTCCATCCAGCCGCGTGCCTCGCCCACCATGTCGTCGCGCGTGCCCACGAAAGAACCCTCTCCGGTCCGGCGCAGACGCCAGGTCTTGCGATCCCGCTCTCCATCGACGAAAGCGAACTCCTCGACAAGTGTCAGCGTCCTGCCGTCCCAACTCCCCTCCATGGTCACTTCGAAGGCGCGGCGGGCGCCGGTCCAGGCGTTGGTGAAATGACCTCGGCCGATCGTCCGGCCTTGAAAGAAAGTCTCAAGGACGAGCGGCGGTGCATCGGCCGGGACGGGAGGGGGTGGCGGCGCGGCGAAAAGCGTCATGCCGTCTTCTACGCTGCAACGGCGCATCGGATCACGCGCCGTCGCGCGAGCGGTGATCCGTCGTCGCCGCCGCACGTAGAACCGACATGTCCGCACCGACGAGATTCCTCATCATCGTCGCGGCCGCGCTGGTCATCGGCTGCCCTGCAGGGGCGGCGGCGCCCGACGCCACGGCCGACGGCACCACCCTGCGCTTTGCGGCCTTCCGCAATGGCAGCGAGATCGGCAGTCACGTCGTGAATTTCGAGCGCGAAGGCGGCCGATTGAAAGCCACGACCTCGATCGATCTGCGCGTGAGCCTGCTCGGCTTCACGCTCTATCGCTATGTCCATCGCGCCGAGGAGGTGTGGACACCGGAAGGTCTGCTGTCGCTCGTCACGACAACCGACGACAACGGGTCGCGTCACGAGGTACGAGCCGCGCGGGTCGACGGCGCTCTCCAGGTCTGGCACGCGAACGCCGGCACGTCGCCGATCTCGCTTCCCGCAACGCTGGTCCCCACCACCCACTGGAACATCCGCCAGGTCGGGCAGACCGCCCTCCTGAACTCGCAGCTCGGCACGTTGGCCCGGGTGCATGTCGAGAGTCTGGGCGAAGAAGCCATCCCGGGTCCGCTCGGCCCGATCGAGGCCACGCGCTACCGCTACAGCGGCGACATCGACAAGGAACAATGGTTCGATCGTGCCGGCCGTTGGGTCAGGACCCGCTTCGTCGCCTCCGACGGGTCGGTGATCGAATACCGTCTCAGGTAGCAGCCGGCATCGACGACACACGGAACTGCAGCCGGCAACGCAAGCCGTCTCGTGCGAAGTCGAGGTCGATGGTTCCGTCGATCTGGCGCGCCGTGGCCGTCAGGAGGCGCGTGCCGAAGCCGCGACCCGCGGGAGGCGCGATGGCGGGACCGCCGCGCTCCTGCCAGGTGAGGTCGACCGCCGACGCCTTGTCGAGGCGATCCACCGTCCAGTCGATGCGCAGGGTTCCCGCCGCGGTGGAGAGCGCACCATGCTTGGCGGCGTTGGTCGCCAGCTCGTGGAAGGTGAGCGCGAGCGCGATCGTGGCGTTGCTCGGGATGTCGACGGATGGGCCGATGGCCTCGATCCTGCCGGCCCGGTCGGCGAACGGCTTCAGCACCGCCGTCAGGATGCCGTCGAGCGAGGCACCGAGCCACGCCCCCTCGGTGAGAAGATCGTGGGCGCGCGCCAGGGCGGCGATGCGATCGCCGAAGGCGGCGGCAAAGGCCTTGGGCTCCGGCTTGCTGGCGAGCGTCTGCTGGGCCAGGGCCTGCACGATGGCGAGGGTATTCTTGACGCGGTGATTGAGCTCGTCGAACAGCAGGCGTTGCCGCAACTCCGCTTCCTTGAGCTCGCTGACGTCGACCAGCACGCCGATCACGCGGACGGCCTGTCCCGACGGATCGCGTTCGACCTGCCCGCGATCCATCACCCATCGCACCTCGCCGTCGGGGCGGCGGATGCGGTAGGTGAGCTGATAGCGGCTCTCGGCCTGCAGTATCTGCCGCTTGCGCCGGCGGACCTCGTCGCGGTCGTCGGGATGCACGAAATCCAGCGCCGATTCGAAGTCGCGATCCTGGGACGGGTCGGCGCCGAGGATGCGGCGGATCTGGGGTGACCGCACGACCCGATCGTTGGCGACGTCGTATCGATGGGCACCGAACTGGGCGGCCTCCGCGGCAGTGCCCAGCACCTCCTCGCTTTGCCGCAGCGCTGCCGCCCGTCGCTCGAGCTCGCCGGCGGCTTCGCGCAGCGCGCGATTGACCTCGTTGACCTCGAGCACCGGCGTGTCGCTCAACTCGACGGGCTCGCCGCGTCCGAGCCGCGCCGCGGCGCGCGCGGTCGCGGCGAGCGGCCGGGCGAAGCGATGCCCGAACATCAGGGCGGCGAGCGCGGTCAGGATGACGACCGACGCCGCCGATGCCGCCCATACGGTGAGCGAGCGGTAGATTCGCCGGTCGACGATTTCGGCGGGCAAGGTGACACGGACGGACCAGCCGGCCAGGCCCGTCCGATCGACGATCGCGAGCACCTTCCGGCCATCGAGGTCCTCGGTCTCGACGACCTGTCTGCGAGGCTGGCTGCGCCAGTCCTGCGGCACCGTTGCCCCGGCCGCATCGGGACGTGCATGCGATCGGGCGACGATGGTGCCGTTCTGGTCCCAGACCGTCGCCATCCAGCCCGGCTCGAGCTTCTGGTCTTCGAGCAGGCGCAGCACTTCGGTCGGCAGCAGGCCGAGGCTGAGGACATAGGTCAACCGGCCCTCGTGCAGGATCGGGATGGAAATGTTGTAGACCGGCTCCTTCACCACCTGGCTCACGAAAATGCCGGACACCACCGGGCCGAGCGTCCGGCGCATGGTGTCGATCGTCGCCATGTCGATGGTGCGCTGGGGTTCGGCGCCGAACGGCACGTAGGTGTTGACGAGGACGCGGCCGTCGGCGTCGCGCAGAATGATGTAGTGGTTCGGTACGCTCGCCTTGGCTTGCGCATAGAAGGCCGCCCAGTCCCCGAGGGCGAGCGGCAGCGACGTCGACAGGGCCTGCAGCAGGGTCACCCGCCGTTCGATGTCGCGATCGATCGCCGCCGCGATCCGCTCTCCTTCGTGAACGATCGTGCGTTCCAGACGCTGGCGCTCCTGGGTTGCCCAGCGTTCGAGCAGCACGCCGAGCAGCGCCAGCAGCGGCACGGCGACGATCGCCGACAGGAACATCAGGTGTCGCGTTGCTGGCCACGAGCGCGCGCCGCGCCGCTGAATCGGGGGACGCGGCATCAGGGCGCGAGCCGCGCCAGCGCCCGGCCGAGCGCCTCTTCGAGGTCGCCGGCGGTAAAGGGCTTGGCGATCGAGGGGCGGTCGCGGAAGCGCTCCGGCAGGGTCGCCTGGCCGTAGCCCGTGGCGAACACGAACGGCACGCCGCGTCGTTCCAGCGCATCGGCGACCGGAAAGACCCGTTGGCCGCCGACATTCACGTCGAGCAGGGCGACATCGAGGCCGACGTCGCGCGCCGGCACGAGGGCCGTTTCGACACGCGACGCGCTGGTGACCTCGCAGCCCAACGCGGCCAGCATGTCCTCGATGGCGAGCATGATGAGGGCTTCGTCCTCGACGACGAGAACGCGTACGCCGCTAAGAGCCACTTCGGAGGTCTCCCCCAACCGGGTCGATAACGGCGAACGGCGGCGGAAGTTCCGATGGCGGCCGTCTATCTTTGGCGATTTTCCGCCTTGAGCTGCTCGATGCGCTGGCGCAGGCGCTCGACCCTGTAGCGACGCGGATTGCGCTCGAGTTGGGTGGCCCGCCAGGTCGAACGCTCGGCGCTCGGCACGACGCAGTCGGCGAGCGCCTGCTGCGCCCGGCCGTAGACGCCCGATTCCATGTAGGACAGGGCGTGCACCAGATGGCTTTCCTCCCAGCTGTCGGGTTCGCGCTGCAGGGCCTCGAGTTGGTCGAGAATCGATTCGAAGGCCTTGTGAACTTCCGCCTTCTCCTCGGGCGTGTATCTGGCCATGGGCGAACGCTCCCCGTTGCACGACGGCTCCCCCGGCCGGCGACGTTACCGACGCGGGGCCCCGGACTCAAGGTAGCCACGTCGGCCATCCGGGACCGGTGTCATGTTTGTGTCCGCCGTCGTCAGGCCGCATGCGCCAGCGTGGTCGCACAGTCGGCAACGGGCCAGTCGACGATGGCCCGCAGCGCATGATAGCGCGCCGCGCTTCGCTCGATGAGCGTGTCGAGCCTGTCCAGTTCGCGGCGTCGCGCGGCCGCCCACGCCACCGAACTGTCGGTGTCGACCGCCTCGAGGGCCGCCATGACGGCGGCGCGCTTGCCGTTCAGGTTGAGCACGGTCGCTGCGGCGGCTTCATGCGGCAGCCGCGAAGCCTCGTCGATTGGCGTGCCCCATGTCGGGGTGGAGCCCGTCTCGGGATGGCCTTGTCGCCAATCGTGGGCCGCCCAGCGCAGTTCCGCCTCGCAAAGGGCAAGCAACCAGGCCCGCGAACCGGGCGGAAGATCGAGGCCCACGGCGCGCCTGAGATGATCGCGGCCGGCCGGCCGGCGGAAACCAGGGTCGTTCACGCCGCCGTTGTACTAAAATGTATTATTTTGTCAATTCAATTTATACAAGCTGTGGATTTCAGCGATCGGCCGCGGCCGGGAGAAGCACCGTGAAGGCGGCGCCGCCCTCGGGACGGTTGGCGCCGGCGATGGTGCCGCCCATCTCCTCGACGAGACGGCGGCAGATGCGCAGGCCGAGGCCGGTGCCCTTGCCGCTCGTCTTGGTCGTGACGAAGCTGGTGAACAGGCGCGGCAGGACCTGGTCGGGGATGCCCGGACCGTCGTCGGTGAGCACGATGCGTACGAATCGCCGGTCGTCCCGCGTCTCGAGACCGGCCGACAGGAAGAGGGCGTGACCGCCGGCATCGCAGGCATTGTTGATGAGATTGACCAGCACCTGCTCGAGCCGCGCGGGATGGCCGCGCACCCGCGCCAGGCCGGGCGGCAGTTCGAGACCGACCCTGGTGTTGACGCGGCGCAGGCGACCCGCCGTGAGGTCGACGGCGGCTCGGATCGATGTCGCGACATCGAACACGACCATGCCTTCGCCGCTCGTGCCGCGGGCGTAGAGCCGCAGATCCTCGATGATGCGGTTGGCGCGCTCGACCTGGTTGTCGATGCGGGTCAGCTTCTGGGCGACGTAGTCCGGGTCCTGCAGCTCGTCGAGGGCCGCGCCGCAGGCGAGCGCGATGACCTGCAGCGGCTGGCGCAGCTCGTGCGCCACCGTCGCCGCCATCTCGCCGAGCGTCGCCAGGCGGTCGGCGTCGAACAGCGCCTGTTCGGCGTCGCGACGCTCGGTGTCGTCGATGGCGACGAACACGATCTGCTGCATGCGCCGCTGCTCGTCGAGGACCGGCGTCGCCGTGATGTTGATGACCCGCCGGCGCCCGCCCGGATGGGTGTACGACTTGCTGTAGCGCAGCGGCTGGGCCTGCTCCTCGCCGAGTGGGCCGGCACACCAGCGTTCGTAGGTCTCGCGGTCGAACGAGAAATCCATCAGCTCGGCCAGCGGCCGGCCGATCCATTCTTCGGCCACCCGCCCGCGGGCCCGCCAGAATTCCTTGTTGGCCATCTCGACCTTGAGGTCGCGGTCGACCATCAGGATCAGCACGCCGCTCGAATCGACGATGGAGCGCAGCCGTTCGCGCTCCTGGGCGAGGCGCTGGGTCAGCTCGAGCTCGCGGCTGACGTCGCGCATGATGCCGATCAGCACCGCGCCGTCGCTCTCGCGCCGCGCCGGCCGGCGGTAGCGCACCTCGACCTGGCGCACCTCGCCCTGCACGGAGCGAATGCGCAGGGTCCGCTCGATGGTCTCGGTACCGGCGTTGCGATAGAAGAGGCGGCCCTCCTCCTTCGACGCCTCGCGGTCCTCGTCCGGGACGAAGTCGAAGTAGCTGCGCCCCAGCAGCAATGAAGGCGGCACGCCGAGCAGGGTGGCGGCGGCCGGGCTGGCATAGAGAAAGCGGCCCTGGACATCGAGCGCATAGACCATGTCCGACAGCGATTCGACCAGCAGCCGGTAGCGCTCGCGCGCCGCCTCGAGCAGCTGCTCCTGCTCCTTGGCGCGCGTCACCTCGACCCGCAGCCCCACCTTCTTGCCGCTCGGCGTCGTTCGTCCCGACCATTCGAACCATCGTCCGTCGGCGAAGCGATGGGCGTAGGGTGTGTCGTTGCGGAAGCGCGCCACCCAGGCCGGAACGTCGGCCGGCGACACGTTCATCGCCGACGCCTCGGGCGCCTCGGTGGCGGCGCGCACGATCTGCTCGTAGGTCCAGCCGCGCACCTCGGGCCGGTTGAGCATCGGCGTGACCTCGCCGGCCAGCGCGTTGGCCAGCATCAGGCGCTCGTCCCTGTCGTAGACGACGACCCCGCCGGGCAGGCCGTCCACCACCTCCTGGAGCAGGTCGCGCGATTCGCGGGCGGCGGCGGCGGCGGCGGCGGCTTCCTCGGCCTTGTGCGTCTGGCGGATCGAGGCGCGCCCGAACAGCGCCAGCAGGGCGAGCGCCACGGCGGTGAAGCCGGTCGTCGAGGCGGCGAGCACGATCATCGCGTTGTCGTAGTCGCGCACCAGGCGATCCTCGAGGAGGTTGGCACGCTCGAAGGCGAGCTCGCGCCAGCCGACGACGGCGTTGTGCAGCACCATCAGCTCGCGCAGGACGACCGGATCGAACGATGCGCGCGGCGGATCGTAGGCGGCGACGGCGGCCTCGACCCTCGACCCCAGGTCGCTGCCGGCGGCACAGGCGCGATCGAGCGCGACGATGCCGGGCACGCTCTGGTCGATCGTCGGGCAGATCCCGGGCAGCGCCTCGCGCAGATCCCGCCATGTCGCGGCCACCCGGGCGCGCGGCGCCGGCTCGAGGGCGGCACGCAGCAGGCGGTAGGTGGCGCGCTCCAGGACGATGACCCGGGCCTCCTGGACGCGGTCGCGCTCGACGTCGGCCAGGTGCTGCGACGTCACGAGGGTGTGGACTCCCGCGGCGATGCAAACGAGCCCGAGCAGGGCGGCGGCGGCGGCGAGCGCACGCTGCCTCCGGCTGATGCCGGCGAGCCACGTCCGGCCGAGCCAACGCAGGGGCGGCTTCCCCTCCCGTTTGGAAGCGGACGCTGGCGAGATCGCCAGGTTGGACAAGGTCTGTTCCCCTTGGGCGCCGAGACGTCGGGCGCCTTCAGTCCAAGTGTACGACAGACCGCCGGGCGGGGAAATCACCTGTCCCGCATAGCCGGCGCGCCCGAGGCGCGGGCGGGTCAGCCGACCCGTTTCTCGGTGATCATCAGCGCCTTGGCCCAGCGCTTCTTGGGCAGGTCGAAGTCCTTGGGCGGATTGAACTGCCGGACCCGCCAATGGTCGGCCGTCGCGCGGATCAGCCGCTTCACCAGGGCGAGCTGGGTGCCTTCCTCGTTCTCGTGGATGAAGACGCAGTCGCGCCCCGGCTGGACCGGCATGCCGGGATGGATCACCACCTGGTCGCCGTGCTCGACGGCCGGGCTCATGCTGGTGCCGATGACGTAGAAGGCGAAGGGGTTGCGCACGCCGAGCATGCGCTCGGAGCGGCGGATGTAGTCGATCGGCTCGGAGGTCAGCACCATGGCGC
This genomic interval carries:
- a CDS encoding Crp/Fnr family transcriptional regulator: MNDSTTIRPSNAFLAALPARDFAELRPHLRLVEIGQGDVLCENGAPIGHVLFVESGMISLVTTMRDGRAVENATLGKEAVFGALSALGAHRANVRAVMQIAGCVWRVRVEDFREVFERSAAVRRLVLLASELSIAQMQQTAACNALHQAPQRLCRWILQVHDRIDGRHVELTHEFLAQMLALRRPTVSLILQELQGAGLVRYGRGRITVLDRDGLESRACECAQVLRDKLRRTLAAMR
- a CDS encoding DUF3833 family protein, producing MTLFAAPPPPPVPADAPPLVLETFFQGRTIGRGHFTNAWTGARRAFEVTMEGSWDGRTLTLVEEFAFVDGERDRKTWRLRRTGEGSFVGTRDDMVGEARGWMDGNIVRLEYKLRIGGWTVTFFDALGLAADGTVRNDTEVGKWGMKIGRLHMTVRSLGRPTD
- a CDS encoding PAS domain-containing protein, yielding MPRPPIQRRGARSWPATRHLMFLSAIVAVPLLALLGVLLERWATQERQRLERTIVHEGERIAAAIDRDIERRVTLLQALSTSLPLALGDWAAFYAQAKASVPNHYIILRDADGRVLVNTYVPFGAEPQRTIDMATIDTMRRTLGPVVSGIFVSQVVKEPVYNISIPILHEGRLTYVLSLGLLPTEVLRLLEDQKLEPGWMATVWDQNGTIVARSHARPDAAGATVPQDWRSQPRRQVVETEDLDGRKVLAIVDRTGLAGWSVRVTLPAEIVDRRIYRSLTVWAASAASVVILTALAALMFGHRFARPLAATARAAARLGRGEPVELSDTPVLEVNEVNRALREAAGELERRAAALRQSEEVLGTAAEAAQFGAHRYDVANDRVVRSPQIRRILGADPSQDRDFESALDFVHPDDRDEVRRRKRQILQAESRYQLTYRIRRPDGEVRWVMDRGQVERDPSGQAVRVIGVLVDVSELKEAELRQRLLFDELNHRVKNTLAIVQALAQQTLASKPEPKAFAAAFGDRIAALARAHDLLTEGAWLGASLDGILTAVLKPFADRAGRIEAIGPSVDIPSNATIALALTFHELATNAAKHGALSTAAGTLRIDWTVDRLDKASAVDLTWQERGGPAIAPPAGRGFGTRLLTATARQIDGTIDLDFARDGLRCRLQFRVSSMPAAT
- a CDS encoding response regulator; amino-acid sequence: MGETSEVALSGVRVLVVEDEALIMLAIEDMLAALGCEVTSASRVETALVPARDVGLDVALLDVNVGGQRVFPVADALERRGVPFVFATGYGQATLPERFRDRPSIAKPFTAGDLEEALGRALARLAP
- a CDS encoding PAS domain S-box protein, with the translated sequence MSNLAISPASASKREGKPPLRWLGRTWLAGISRRQRALAAAAALLGLVCIAAGVHTLVTSQHLADVERDRVQEARVIVLERATYRLLRAALEPAPRARVAATWRDLREALPGICPTIDQSVPGIVALDRACAAGSDLGSRVEAAVAAYDPPRASFDPVVLRELMVLHNAVVGWRELAFERANLLEDRLVRDYDNAMIVLAASTTGFTAVALALLALFGRASIRQTHKAEEAAAAAAAARESRDLLQEVVDGLPGGVVVYDRDERLMLANALAGEVTPMLNRPEVRGWTYEQIVRAATEAPEASAMNVSPADVPAWVARFRNDTPYAHRFADGRWFEWSGRTTPSGKKVGLRVEVTRAKEQEQLLEAARERYRLLVESLSDMVYALDVQGRFLYASPAAATLLGVPPSLLLGRSYFDFVPDEDREASKEEGRLFYRNAGTETIERTLRIRSVQGEVRQVEVRYRRPARRESDGAVLIGIMRDVSRELELTQRLAQERERLRSIVDSSGVLILMVDRDLKVEMANKEFWRARGRVAEEWIGRPLAELMDFSFDRETYERWCAGPLGEEQAQPLRYSKSYTHPGGRRRVINITATPVLDEQRRMQQIVFVAIDDTERRDAEQALFDADRLATLGEMAATVAHELRQPLQVIALACGAALDELQDPDYVAQKLTRIDNQVERANRIIEDLRLYARGTSGEGMVVFDVATSIRAAVDLTAGRLRRVNTRVGLELPPGLARVRGHPARLEQVLVNLINNACDAGGHALFLSAGLETRDDRRFVRIVLTDDGPGIPDQVLPRLFTSFVTTKTSGKGTGLGLRICRRLVEEMGGTIAGANRPEGGAAFTVLLPAAADR